A genomic segment from Bacillus cereus G9842 encodes:
- a CDS encoding anaerobic ribonucleoside triphosphate reductase, whose protein sequence is MLQNNTRGEELMKVFETIVHGNEQDLMQENANVDGRSPMGVMGTFASESAKYYAVENLLSDQVKKAINENILYPHDLDFYATGTTTCSQIPLAQMLANGFHTGHGHMRQPQDIKSALALSSIIFQANQNMQHGGQSFALFDIDLAPYVRKTIERHKKRLQSYPLTKEQIEEFAWKETENDTYQACEAFVHNSNSMHSRGGGQVPFISINYGTDTSKEGRMLIKQLLKATQAGLGKGETPIFPIQIFKMKKGVNFEESDPNYDLFELALETTAERLFPNFSFLDAPFNAVHYDGRPESEVCYMGCRTRVMSNIHGEETAIGRGNLSFTSINLVKLALISGSKEAFFEALNYYLDLGIKQLLERFAYQCTKRARDFQFLYSQGVWRGGEALQPEDSVASILKQGTLSVGFIGLAECLVALTGKHHGEDEESWKLGYEIISFMRDRMDKATEEHQLNFSIIATPAEGLSGKFVKKDREEFGVISGITNHNYYTNSFHIPVYYNIQAINKIRLEGPFHALCNGGHITYIELDGAAMHNKKALKQIIQAMAEHGVGYGSINHPVDRCKCCSYHGVIGNECPSCGNEDEANIERIRRITGYLVGDMSKWNSAKRSEEIDRVKHK, encoded by the coding sequence ATGTTACAAAATAATACACGTGGAGAAGAATTAATGAAAGTGTTCGAGACGATAGTCCACGGCAATGAACAAGATTTAATGCAAGAAAATGCAAACGTAGACGGCCGCTCTCCAATGGGTGTAATGGGAACATTCGCATCTGAGAGTGCAAAATATTATGCTGTTGAGAATTTATTGTCAGATCAAGTGAAAAAAGCGATAAATGAAAATATATTATATCCACATGATTTAGATTTTTATGCGACAGGAACGACGACTTGTTCGCAAATTCCGTTAGCGCAAATGCTTGCTAACGGTTTTCATACTGGACATGGACATATGAGACAACCACAAGACATTAAAAGTGCATTGGCTCTTTCGTCTATTATTTTTCAAGCGAATCAAAATATGCAGCATGGCGGTCAATCGTTTGCACTCTTTGATATTGATTTAGCACCTTATGTACGAAAAACAATTGAGAGACATAAAAAACGATTACAATCATATCCGCTTACGAAAGAACAAATAGAAGAATTTGCATGGAAAGAAACGGAAAATGATACGTATCAAGCGTGTGAGGCTTTCGTTCATAATTCGAATAGTATGCATAGTAGGGGCGGAGGACAAGTACCGTTTATTTCTATTAATTACGGAACAGATACATCAAAAGAAGGAAGAATGTTAATTAAACAACTATTAAAAGCAACACAAGCTGGACTTGGTAAAGGAGAGACACCAATTTTTCCGATTCAAATTTTCAAGATGAAAAAAGGTGTGAATTTTGAAGAAAGTGATCCGAATTACGATTTATTTGAATTAGCATTAGAGACAACTGCAGAGCGATTATTCCCTAACTTTTCATTTTTAGATGCTCCGTTTAATGCAGTGCATTATGATGGAAGACCAGAAAGTGAAGTATGTTACATGGGATGTCGTACCCGTGTTATGTCTAATATACATGGAGAAGAAACCGCGATTGGTAGAGGGAATTTATCATTTACGTCTATCAACTTAGTGAAATTAGCGTTAATTAGTGGTTCAAAAGAAGCATTTTTTGAAGCGCTAAACTACTATTTAGATTTAGGAATTAAGCAGTTATTAGAAAGATTTGCGTATCAATGTACGAAGCGAGCAAGAGATTTTCAGTTTTTATATTCACAAGGTGTATGGCGTGGTGGAGAAGCATTGCAGCCTGAAGACTCCGTAGCTTCGATTTTAAAACAAGGGACGTTAAGTGTTGGTTTTATCGGTCTTGCGGAATGTTTAGTAGCTTTAACAGGAAAGCATCATGGGGAAGATGAAGAATCATGGAAACTTGGGTACGAAATTATTTCCTTTATGAGAGATAGAATGGATAAAGCGACAGAAGAACATCAACTAAATTTCTCGATAATTGCAACTCCAGCAGAAGGATTATCAGGAAAGTTTGTGAAAAAAGATAGAGAAGAATTTGGCGTGATTAGCGGTATAACGAACCATAATTACTATACGAATTCATTCCATATTCCAGTTTATTATAACATTCAAGCGATAAATAAAATCCGTTTAGAAGGCCCGTTCCATGCTCTCTGTAATGGAGGACACATTACGTATATTGAACTGGACGGAGCAGCGATGCATAACAAAAAGGCATTAAAACAAATTATACAAGCCATGGCAGAACATGGCGTTGGATACGGTTCAATTAATCATCCTGTTGACCGTTGTAAGTGCTGTAGTTATCACGGGGTTATTGGAAATGAATGTCCAAGTTGCGGGAATGAAGATGAGGCTAATATAGAAAGAATTCGCCGTATAACAGGCTATCTTGTAGGAGATATGTCGAAGTGGAATAGTGCGAAACGTAGTGAAGAGATAGATCGGGTGAAACATAAATGA